The proteins below come from a single Rosa rugosa chromosome 2, drRosRugo1.1, whole genome shotgun sequence genomic window:
- the LOC133733983 gene encoding uncharacterized protein LOC133733983 isoform X2, which translates to MKKTYGNILRLGTHAATNATKKINQIPMDDEQSSPNENCHEPVKKARGITKNKLGTPSVINPKLKRVQIPMDNEECIPNENSNPPLDPEPVKKTRGITVGLKAHAIVSATKKRIPIKMDKDQKLPETIQANAMFVNEIGSFTRKLAPLKFKWWRKVPKDAKNDIKEALTTNFEFDWTDPELRLFVEKKMAKAFGSWRSKLHGHFKKYAHDLEYARAHPPGEKLFGERSIDEWEWLCDELFIDETYVKRSQVNAANRNQKEYNHCGGSRPYQKHMEAALKKGKNVSFVENWSTMHQHHDGQWINEAAEQTGKKMLAELNQTKEKLAEVLGAASLDEIEVPVSMQLDILANGIGVAKGRGIRGLGYGPRKEPVRYSESEKSANASVTEQKVIELTATVEKLLRHINHIEEQLATVEGYTIHHSSDDDDDGDYDDGDDGDDDDVNIYGDEEEGAD; encoded by the exons ATGAAGAAAACTTATGGCAATATTCTACGGTTGGGAACTCATGCTGCAACCAATGCCACAAAGAAGATAAATCAAATTCCGATGGATGATGAGCAATCCAGTCCAAATGAGAACTGTCATGAACCTGTGAAGAAGGCGCGTGGCATTACAAAGAATAAGTTAGGAACTCCTAGTGTGATCAATCCAAAACTAAAGAGAGTTCAAATCCCAATGGACAATGAGGAGTGTATTCCAAATGAGAATTCTAACCCTCCTTTAGATCCAGAACCTGTAAAGAAGACCCGTGGCATTACAGTAGGGTTGAAAGCTCATGCTATTGTTAGTGCGACCAAAAAGAGAATTCCAATCAAGATGGACAAGGATCAAAAGCTCCCTGAGACCATTCAAGCCAATGCTATGTTTGTTAATGAGATTGGGTCATTCACACGCAAATTAGCTCCACTCAAATTCAAATGGTGGAGAAAAGTACCCAAGGATGCCAAGAATGACATCAAAGAGGCTCTGACA ACTAATTTCGAGTTTGATTGGACCGACCCGGAGCTGAGGCTATTTGTGGAGAAGAAGATGGCCAAGGCATTTGGATCTTGGAGATCCAAGTTGCATGGACATTTTAAAAAGTATGCTCATGATTTAGAATATGCTCGAGCACACCCACCCGGAGAAAAGCTCTTTGGTGAAAGATCAATAGATGAATGGGAGTGGCTTTGTGACGAGCTGTTCATAGATGAAACCTATGTG AAACGAAGTCAAGTTAATGCTGCAAATCGAAATCAGAAAGAGTATAATCATTGTGGAGGTTCACGGCCTTACCAAAAACATATGGAAGCTGCACTTAAG AAAGGTAAAAATGTGTCTTTTGTTGAGAATTGGAGCACTATGCATCAACATCATGACGGTCAGTGGATCAACGAAGCAGCTGAACAAACTGGG AAGAAAATGTTAgcagaattgaatcaaacaaaggagaaGTTAGCTGAAGTCCTTGGGGCTGCCTCACTTGATGAAATAGAAGTTCCCGTCTCTATGCAGTTGGATATCTTGGCAAATGGCATTGGGGTTGCAAAGGGTAGAGGCATTCGCGGTCTGGGCTATGGTCCACGGAAGGAACCCGTCCGTTATTCTGAGAGTGAAAAATCTGCAAATGCTTCTGTGACAGAACAAAAGGTGATTGAGCTGACAGCCACGGTGGAAAAGCTTTTGAGGCATATCAATCACATAGAAGAGCAACTTGCTACTGTTGAAGGGTATACTATTCATCATtccagtgatgatgatgatgatggtgattaTGATGATGGGGATGatggagatgatgatgatgtgaaTATCTATGGGGATGAAGAAGAGGGTGCAGACTAG
- the LOC133733983 gene encoding uncharacterized protein LOC133733983 isoform X1, with amino-acid sequence MFKATLNKTKENNKRAYQPPTRPLSCPQPQPTIQQSLLTRTRESRSAGGVGHSVPVSSRRHMKKTYGNILRLGTHAATNATKKINQIPMDDEQSSPNENCHEPVKKARGITKNKLGTPSVINPKLKRVQIPMDNEECIPNENSNPPLDPEPVKKTRGITVGLKAHAIVSATKKRIPIKMDKDQKLPETIQANAMFVNEIGSFTRKLAPLKFKWWRKVPKDAKNDIKEALTTNFEFDWTDPELRLFVEKKMAKAFGSWRSKLHGHFKKYAHDLEYARAHPPGEKLFGERSIDEWEWLCDELFIDETYVKRSQVNAANRNQKEYNHCGGSRPYQKHMEAALKKGKNVSFVENWSTMHQHHDGQWINEAAEQTGKKMLAELNQTKEKLAEVLGAASLDEIEVPVSMQLDILANGIGVAKGRGIRGLGYGPRKEPVRYSESEKSANASVTEQKVIELTATVEKLLRHINHIEEQLATVEGYTIHHSSDDDDDGDYDDGDDGDDDDVNIYGDEEEGAD; translated from the exons ATGTTTAAAGCAACTCTGAACAAGACCAAGGAAAACAATAAGCGTGCGTACCAGCCACCAACGCGTCCTCTATCATGCCCTCAACCTCAACCAACCATACAACAGTCATTGCTCACTCGAACTAGGGAGAGCCGGTCTGCAG GTGGAGTTGGCCATTCTGTGCCTGTTTCATCTCGACGACATATGAAGAAAACTTATGGCAATATTCTACGGTTGGGAACTCATGCTGCAACCAATGCCACAAAGAAGATAAATCAAATTCCGATGGATGATGAGCAATCCAGTCCAAATGAGAACTGTCATGAACCTGTGAAGAAGGCGCGTGGCATTACAAAGAATAAGTTAGGAACTCCTAGTGTGATCAATCCAAAACTAAAGAGAGTTCAAATCCCAATGGACAATGAGGAGTGTATTCCAAATGAGAATTCTAACCCTCCTTTAGATCCAGAACCTGTAAAGAAGACCCGTGGCATTACAGTAGGGTTGAAAGCTCATGCTATTGTTAGTGCGACCAAAAAGAGAATTCCAATCAAGATGGACAAGGATCAAAAGCTCCCTGAGACCATTCAAGCCAATGCTATGTTTGTTAATGAGATTGGGTCATTCACACGCAAATTAGCTCCACTCAAATTCAAATGGTGGAGAAAAGTACCCAAGGATGCCAAGAATGACATCAAAGAGGCTCTGACA ACTAATTTCGAGTTTGATTGGACCGACCCGGAGCTGAGGCTATTTGTGGAGAAGAAGATGGCCAAGGCATTTGGATCTTGGAGATCCAAGTTGCATGGACATTTTAAAAAGTATGCTCATGATTTAGAATATGCTCGAGCACACCCACCCGGAGAAAAGCTCTTTGGTGAAAGATCAATAGATGAATGGGAGTGGCTTTGTGACGAGCTGTTCATAGATGAAACCTATGTG AAACGAAGTCAAGTTAATGCTGCAAATCGAAATCAGAAAGAGTATAATCATTGTGGAGGTTCACGGCCTTACCAAAAACATATGGAAGCTGCACTTAAG AAAGGTAAAAATGTGTCTTTTGTTGAGAATTGGAGCACTATGCATCAACATCATGACGGTCAGTGGATCAACGAAGCAGCTGAACAAACTGGG AAGAAAATGTTAgcagaattgaatcaaacaaaggagaaGTTAGCTGAAGTCCTTGGGGCTGCCTCACTTGATGAAATAGAAGTTCCCGTCTCTATGCAGTTGGATATCTTGGCAAATGGCATTGGGGTTGCAAAGGGTAGAGGCATTCGCGGTCTGGGCTATGGTCCACGGAAGGAACCCGTCCGTTATTCTGAGAGTGAAAAATCTGCAAATGCTTCTGTGACAGAACAAAAGGTGATTGAGCTGACAGCCACGGTGGAAAAGCTTTTGAGGCATATCAATCACATAGAAGAGCAACTTGCTACTGTTGAAGGGTATACTATTCATCATtccagtgatgatgatgatgatggtgattaTGATGATGGGGATGatggagatgatgatgatgtgaaTATCTATGGGGATGAAGAAGAGGGTGCAGACTAG